A window of the Hevea brasiliensis isolate MT/VB/25A 57/8 chromosome 6, ASM3005281v1, whole genome shotgun sequence genome harbors these coding sequences:
- the LOC110641843 gene encoding nudix hydrolase 16, mitochondrial isoform X2: MMCFSTLLFEWCIPFRYRNDDENDDAEAEKLVEVLMINSTSGPGLLFPKGGWENDETVKEAAVREAIEEAGVRGDLMDFIGNYHFKSKTLQDECCPEGLCKASMFALFVKEELQSWPEQSTRTRSWLTISEAVENCRHKWMEEALKQFSIWLEDKM; the protein is encoded by the exons ATGATGTGTTTTTCCACTCTGTTGTTCGAAtg GTGTATTCCTTTTAGGTATAGAAATGACGATGAAAATGATGATGCTGAGGCTGAGAAGCTTGTTGAGGTTCTTATGATCAACTCAACTAGTGGACCAGGCCTCCTTTTTCCAAAG GGAGGGTGGGAGAATGATGAAACTGTTAAAGAGGCTGCAGTGAGGGAAGCCATCGAAGAAGCTGGAGTTCGAGGCGACCTAATG GATTTCATAGGGAATTATCACTTCAAGAGTAAAACACTCCAAGATGAGTGTTGCCCGGAAGGTCTATGTAAAGCTTCAATGTTTGCTTTGTTTGTCAAGGAGGAGCTTCAGTCATGGCCAGAACAGAGCACCAGAACGAGAAGTTGGTTGACTATATCTGAAGCAGTTGAGAATTGCCGACATAAATGGATGGAAGAGGCTCTGAAGCAATTCTCTATATGGCTTGAAGATAAGATGTAA
- the LOC110641843 gene encoding nudix hydrolase 16, mitochondrial isoform X1 — protein sequence MSELVARTGRHQQRYEGGCRLVAGCIPFRYRNDDENDDAEAEKLVEVLMINSTSGPGLLFPKGGWENDETVKEAAVREAIEEAGVRGDLMDFIGNYHFKSKTLQDECCPEGLCKASMFALFVKEELQSWPEQSTRTRSWLTISEAVENCRHKWMEEALKQFSIWLEDKM from the exons ATGTCTGAATTGGTGGCCCGCACAGGTCGACATCAGCAGCGGTACGAGGGCGGTTGTCGCCTTGTCGCTGG GTGTATTCCTTTTAGGTATAGAAATGACGATGAAAATGATGATGCTGAGGCTGAGAAGCTTGTTGAGGTTCTTATGATCAACTCAACTAGTGGACCAGGCCTCCTTTTTCCAAAG GGAGGGTGGGAGAATGATGAAACTGTTAAAGAGGCTGCAGTGAGGGAAGCCATCGAAGAAGCTGGAGTTCGAGGCGACCTAATG GATTTCATAGGGAATTATCACTTCAAGAGTAAAACACTCCAAGATGAGTGTTGCCCGGAAGGTCTATGTAAAGCTTCAATGTTTGCTTTGTTTGTCAAGGAGGAGCTTCAGTCATGGCCAGAACAGAGCACCAGAACGAGAAGTTGGTTGACTATATCTGAAGCAGTTGAGAATTGCCGACATAAATGGATGGAAGAGGCTCTGAAGCAATTCTCTATATGGCTTGAAGATAAGATGTAA